The Halococcus salifodinae DSM 8989 genome has a segment encoding these proteins:
- a CDS encoding TrmB family transcriptional regulator sugar-binding domain-containing protein translates to MNEDDIIDRLTRFGLSDKEALAYLSILRNGNTRISVVSEEADLSKSYTYDVVDKLETKSLIEIDDHVVPTQIRALPPSQGIENLVSQLSTIEAELESIFDTENYEQETFSIIKARQTILGKLNDLIGSAESEIVLSLPASVLDAVEESLRSACDQETFCMLLITEYDDEFSVDDSLATIVQSWDAPAPVMLTTDRSDGVVASADAVLDSNSNEYAIYHAETHIVSALFDSFIANHWQMGTQEYVTDAGTLPKAYDSFRHAIFDAALHRTQDRAIEAELSIRPPQTTDPFETITEPIVDVKQSLVRPYSNDLPTQESLVLGSDDHQFEVGGPRTFLEDYEATDVTLHPADEF, encoded by the coding sequence ATGAACGAAGACGACATCATCGACCGCCTCACGCGATTCGGCCTCTCGGACAAGGAGGCACTCGCGTATCTGTCGATACTCAGGAACGGAAACACGCGGATCAGCGTCGTCTCGGAGGAGGCGGACCTCTCCAAAAGCTACACCTACGATGTCGTGGACAAACTCGAAACCAAGAGCTTGATCGAGATCGATGACCACGTTGTTCCAACGCAGATACGGGCGCTGCCGCCCTCACAGGGCATCGAAAACCTCGTCTCGCAGTTGTCCACTATTGAAGCGGAACTGGAGAGCATCTTCGACACCGAGAACTACGAACAGGAGACGTTCAGCATCATCAAAGCGCGTCAGACCATCCTAGGTAAGCTCAACGATCTGATCGGATCCGCTGAGTCCGAGATCGTCCTCTCGCTCCCAGCGTCCGTTCTTGACGCTGTCGAAGAGTCACTCCGGTCGGCGTGTGACCAGGAGACGTTCTGTATGCTGCTAATCACCGAGTACGACGACGAATTCTCCGTCGACGACTCACTCGCCACTATCGTCCAGAGCTGGGACGCGCCGGCGCCCGTCATGCTCACGACCGACCGGTCGGACGGCGTGGTCGCCTCGGCCGACGCGGTACTGGACTCGAACTCGAACGAATACGCCATCTACCACGCGGAAACCCATATCGTCTCCGCGCTGTTCGACTCGTTTATTGCGAATCACTGGCAGATGGGCACCCAGGAATACGTCACAGACGCGGGGACGCTCCCGAAGGCCTACGACAGTTTCCGCCACGCGATCTTCGACGCGGCGCTCCACCGGACCCAAGACCGTGCGATTGAAGCCGAATTGTCGATCAGACCTCCTCAGACAACCGATCCCTTCGAGACGATTACCGAACCCATCGTCGACGTGAAACAGAGCCTCGTTCGCCCGTACTCGAACGATCTGCCGACGCAGGAGTCCCTCGTCCTCGGGTCGGACGACCACCAATTCGAGGTCGGCGGTCCCCGCACTTTCCTCGAAGACTATGAGGCGACGGACGTCACGCTTCACCCCGCCGACGAGTTCTGA